In one Myotis daubentonii chromosome 1, mMyoDau2.1, whole genome shotgun sequence genomic region, the following are encoded:
- the GPHB5 gene encoding glycoprotein hormone beta-5 — MKLAYLFLGPMALLLLAGCCCVLSTSSGNLHTFVGCAVREFTFLAKKPGCRGLRITTDACWGRCETWEKPILEPPYIEAHHRVCTYNETKQVTVKLPNCAPGVDPFYTYPVAVRCDCGACSTATTECETI; from the exons ATGAAGCTGGCGTACCTGTTCCTCGGCCCCatggccctcctcctcctggctggctgcTGCTGTGTCCTCAGCACCTCCAGCGGGAACCTGCACACCTTTGTGGGCTGTGCCGTCAGGGAGTTTACTTTCTTGGCCAAGaagccaggctgcaggggccTTCGGATCACCACCGATGCCTGCTGGGGCCGCTGTGAGACCTGGGAG AAGCCCATTCTGGAGCCCCCCTACATCGAAGCCCACCATCGAGTCTGTACCTACAACGAGACCAAACAAGTGACCGTCAAGCTGCCCAACTGTGCCCCGGGGGTCGACCCTTTCTACACCTACCCCGTGGCCGTCCGCTGTGACTGCGGGGCCTGCTCCACGGCCACCACCGAGTGCGAGACCATCTGA